In Corynebacterium matruchotii, a single genomic region encodes these proteins:
- a CDS encoding helix-turn-helix transcriptional regulator, whose product MNPKKRPTIPIFNRVRLLRAERDMTRAQLAARVDVNPQTIGALERGDHSPSLDLAMRICEVFELPVEAVFSRKQFEPMSTHIYNQG is encoded by the coding sequence ATGAACCCAAAGAAGCGCCCAACAATTCCAATTTTTAATCGTGTGCGGCTTTTACGCGCAGAACGAGATATGACTCGTGCACAATTGGCCGCTCGGGTTGATGTGAATCCGCAAACCATTGGCGCCCTGGAACGCGGCGACCACTCCCCCAGCCTGGATTTAGCCATGCGCATCTGCGAGGTATTCGAACTCCCAGTCGAGGCGGTGTTCAGCCGAAAACAGTTTGAGCCCATGTCCACCCACATCTATAACCAGGGATGA
- a CDS encoding HXXEE domain-containing protein, with amino-acid sequence MFALGTLAFIGISLFMVHEFEEIICVRPYIKRHREDEKFAAEMFVTGGDKNYPSTESIALMISEEFVLSVIIMLVGIAVGSIEIVLAPFIAFTLHLIPHAFEALRFPGWAPGSRTAVLLFVPSVAIIVAAIMTQPIQPLWLAVWTVVIGVFLLANLRLMHMAAGGFAQKLR; translated from the coding sequence ATGTTTGCACTCGGCACACTCGCATTCATTGGTATATCGCTGTTTATGGTGCATGAATTTGAGGAAATTATTTGTGTCCGGCCGTATATCAAACGGCATCGTGAAGACGAAAAATTCGCCGCCGAAATGTTTGTCACAGGTGGTGACAAGAATTACCCCTCGACAGAGAGCATTGCCCTGATGATCAGTGAAGAGTTCGTACTCTCCGTCATCATCATGTTGGTCGGCATTGCTGTCGGATCCATCGAGATTGTGTTAGCCCCATTTATTGCCTTTACTCTGCATCTCATTCCACATGCGTTTGAGGCACTACGCTTTCCCGGTTGGGCACCGGGCAGCCGGACGGCGGTGCTACTGTTCGTACCATCGGTGGCGATCATTGTTGCCGCAATCATGACGCAACCGATTCAACCATTGTGGTTGGCCGTGTGGACGGTGGTCATTGGTGTGTTCCTTCTTGCCAACCTGAGGCTCATGCACATGGCCGCCGGGGGCTTTGCCCAAAAACTTCGCTAG
- a CDS encoding DUF3500 domain-containing protein yields MSNKFWKKSFPLASLILAGGLTIASCTTGTTDTATAQGGTSIVRQVADTTSTSKGTTSQTISDTAKAAEEFLSTLSDEQKEQVLYDYDDETKSTSWSNFPVTFVERSGIKLGDLGETQRAAALKVLKALLNDEAYAKVTGIMAGDQYLKDNTNASDLGNTQYNIAFFGSPSTTNDWSIQFGGHHVGINATFSNGAITFAPTHLGTQPTTYTDSNGQTQSALGDMYQTAFDFYNSLTDEQKQKLYQGEEVKNLTCAPSDTCDYPTGTGIKGSELTDEQKQLLLKVIANWTNLADSETTQATMDQISATLDDTYVNWSGATVYDTSQGKGIYFQISGPKVYIELASQDNDAGATVSGVQTSGWGHIHTIYRDPTNDYAGSVTQQKSSGPTGGGPGGSGSGGPGGSGAGSGGPGSGNGGPSDAPGRSGAPAGAPGGKPGDSEPGQTSSNTSKSTSKSATAGS; encoded by the coding sequence ATGAGTAACAAATTCTGGAAAAAGTCCTTCCCGCTCGCCTCCCTCATCTTGGCCGGCGGGCTCACCATCGCCAGCTGCACCACCGGTACCACCGACACCGCGACCGCGCAGGGCGGGACCTCTATCGTCCGGCAGGTGGCCGACACCACGTCGACAAGCAAGGGTACCACGAGCCAAACCATCTCGGACACAGCCAAGGCGGCCGAGGAATTCCTGAGCACCCTCAGCGACGAGCAGAAAGAACAAGTCCTTTACGACTACGACGACGAAACCAAATCCACCTCCTGGTCCAACTTTCCCGTCACCTTCGTCGAACGCTCCGGGATAAAACTCGGCGACCTGGGCGAAACTCAACGAGCGGCGGCGCTGAAAGTACTCAAGGCGCTGCTGAATGACGAGGCATACGCCAAGGTCACCGGCATCATGGCCGGCGACCAGTACCTGAAAGACAACACCAACGCCAGCGATTTGGGCAACACCCAATACAATATTGCATTCTTCGGCAGCCCCAGCACCACCAATGACTGGTCCATCCAATTCGGCGGCCACCACGTGGGTATCAACGCCACATTCAGCAACGGCGCCATCACATTCGCACCCACACACCTTGGCACCCAGCCCACCACCTACACCGACAGCAATGGGCAAACCCAATCCGCCCTCGGCGACATGTACCAAACCGCTTTCGACTTCTATAACTCCCTCACCGACGAGCAAAAACAAAAGCTCTACCAGGGTGAAGAGGTGAAAAACCTCACCTGCGCACCCAGCGACACCTGTGACTATCCCACCGGCACCGGGATCAAGGGCTCCGAACTGACCGACGAGCAAAAACAATTGCTGCTGAAGGTGATTGCGAACTGGACAAACCTGGCGGACTCGGAAACGACGCAGGCAACCATGGATCAGATCTCGGCGACCCTGGACGATACCTATGTGAATTGGTCGGGTGCAACCGTGTATGACACGTCTCAAGGGAAGGGGATTTACTTCCAGATTTCTGGACCCAAGGTGTATATCGAGCTGGCCAGCCAGGATAACGACGCCGGGGCCACCGTGTCCGGGGTGCAGACCTCCGGGTGGGGCCACATCCACACGATCTACCGGGATCCCACCAATGATTACGCAGGCAGCGTGACACAACAGAAGAGCAGCGGCCCGACCGGTGGCGGGCCTGGTGGATCGGGTTCAGGCGGGCCTGGCGGTTCGGGTGCTGGGTCGGGTGGGCCGGGTTCCGGTAACGGTGGGCCATCTGACGCTCCCGGCAGGTCTGGTGCCCCGGCTGGCGCACCTGGAGGGAAGCCGGGTGACAGCGAACCAGGTCAAACCAGCTCAAACACCAGTAAATCCACCAGTAAATCCGCAACTGCTGGCTCCTAA
- a CDS encoding nucleosidase, translating into MILYVSATQGEAAQVPSDYPLIVTGIGIIRATLTLTEYLARADELPERIINFGTAGSLNGNTGIFEIDHVFQHDFDHKVIEQIIGKPFPNGIDLPTVSTLPTAHLATGDSFVNDPDTRARLVQQAQLCDMEGYAIAFVAQHFGIPCTLIKQVSDNADDAAADTWVDAVDRGAQDLAGAIRTLNQRLNRL; encoded by the coding sequence ATGATCCTTTACGTATCCGCCACCCAGGGCGAGGCAGCCCAGGTTCCCAGCGACTACCCACTCATTGTCACCGGCATTGGTATCATTCGCGCCACCTTGACGCTCACGGAGTACCTTGCCCGCGCCGACGAGCTGCCCGAGCGCATTATTAACTTCGGCACCGCCGGTTCCCTGAATGGTAATACCGGGATTTTCGAGATCGACCATGTGTTTCAACACGATTTCGACCACAAGGTGATCGAACAAATAATCGGAAAGCCCTTCCCCAACGGTATTGATCTGCCCACAGTGAGCACGCTTCCGACCGCGCATCTTGCCACCGGCGATAGCTTTGTCAATGACCCCGACACCCGCGCCCGGCTGGTGCAGCAAGCCCAGTTATGCGACATGGAGGGGTACGCCATTGCGTTCGTTGCCCAGCATTTCGGGATTCCCTGCACCCTCATTAAACAGGTGAGCGACAACGCCGATGACGCTGCCGCCGATACCTGGGTGGATGCGGTCGATCGCGGCGCCCAGGATCTCGCGGGGGCGATCCGAACGCTCAATCAAAGGCTCAACCGCCTATGA